Proteins encoded together in one Procambarus clarkii isolate CNS0578487 chromosome 11, FALCON_Pclarkii_2.0, whole genome shotgun sequence window:
- the LOC138363649 gene encoding obscurin-like, translating to MGVVVWPPQGDNDRETLTKVQKGELNFDMEAFTHISDEAKDFIAKLLVFKADMRMDVKTALKHPWMDLALNMPRDPYKINTDRLRSYYSKFRDWYGNASCKRWYRRRTLASCFTHPSKMVYPPGEVYTPPESPEREILPAKTEDYVIPHRDYSYELDVIKNESNYQQGPDTYLLQLRDTEFPCRLRSYMKVATVRSPSFAMSLRENDYDYTVRPDSSSTSVVLVGEN from the exons atgggtgtggttgtgtggcctCCACAGGGGGACAACGACCGAGAGACCCTGACGAAGGTACAGAAGGGAGAGTTGAACTTCGACATGGAAGCCTTCACCCACATCTCTGACGAAGCCAAGGACTTCATCGCCAAGCTCCTCGTCTTCAAG GCCGACATGAGGATGGATGTGAAGACAGCCTTGAAGCACCCGTGGATGGACCTGGCACTCAACATGCCTCGGGATCCCTAcaagatcaacacagacagactACGATCCTACTATTCCAAGTTCAG GGATTGGTACGGCAACGCCTCCTGCAAGCGCTGGTACCGCCGCAGGACCCTGGCCTCCTGCTTCACTCACCCCAGCAAGATGGTCTACCCGCCAGGAGAGGTCTACACGCCCCCGGAGTCCCCAGAGAGAGAGATCCTCCCCGCCAAGACCGAAGACTACGTCATCCCACACAGAGACTACTCCTATGAGCTTGATGTTATCAAGAACGAGAGCAA CTACCAGCAGGGGCCTGACACTTACCTCCTGCAGCTCCGAGACACAGAGTTCCCGTGTCGTCTTCGCTCCTACATGAAGGTGGCCACAGTCAGGTCCCCGTCCTTCGCTATGAGTCTTCGTGAGAACGACTACGACTACACCGTAAGACCAGACTCCTCCTCGACCAGTGTCGTGCTGGTTGGCGAGAATTGA